From Palaemon carinicauda isolate YSFRI2023 chromosome 41, ASM3689809v2, whole genome shotgun sequence:
taataataataataataataataataatgataataataaaaacatagcgAACTGTAAGAACTAATGCATTCTTCTGTtacagactcaaaaaaaaaaaaaaataaaactgaaatagaaATCGTGATATTGATAAACCTTGTCACTAAGGTCAACATTTTCCTACAACTAGTAAAGTTTGGTAATAAACAAAAAGATTTTTAGATAGATAAAAAGGGCTTAACTAAATCTAGAATTTTATGAGATAATGGTATCTAATATCTCGAGATAACGATTTAATAGGAatttagaaaaagttttttttattgatatatttacatttttctaaTATTTATCACATTGCCATTCATTTTGATGATGAAATAACTGCATTAAATTGTAGGATCATGCCGTATTATTCATGTTGATATGCctctttcaaaatatatttattacacTAGTAACATTAATGCTTATGAAATTTattagtaatatattatatatatatatatatatatgtatatgtatatatatatatatatatatatgtatatatatatatatatatatatatatatatacatatatgtatatatatatatatatatatatatgtgtgtatatatatatatatttatatatatatatatatatatatatatatatatatatatataaacacacacattacatatattgtatatatctgcaacatttatatacatacgtactaaAACAGGAAATCTGATAGTTTAATTGTTGAACATTTGATAACTGTGACATCCTGGAATTAAAGAAAATGACTGATCATTTTGTTAGTTCggtgataaaataaaatatggcaTAATACATAACTTaactaaataattttccttttttggggggtgggcgATTATCCTGGGTATATGAAATTACTGATTTTTTATTGTGAGACAGcctataaatatgaaattattggGTTTTTAGTGGGGCACCCTGTAtatatgaaattacttttttttggggggggggcacccGGTGTATATGAAATTACTTTTGGGAGTAAccttgtatatataaaattacttgttTCTTGTGGAGCACCCTCTACATATGAAATTACTTGTTTTTTtgtgggacaccctgtatataaaattacttttttgtgggacaccctgtatataaaattactttctttgtgggacaccctgtatataaaaATTCCTTTTTGTGAGGCACCCTGTATGTATGAAATTACGAAGTAATACTCTCAATGTTGGTTACTACTGTTGTATGGTTTCATCTGTGGCAATGGTTTCATATCAGTTTGGATTGATCATCCAAGAATTGAACAGTTTCCACCTTAACTGTCTCTCACTTTACATACGACGAAATGTGAACCTAGTGATTTTACATCTCAGTTTATATGACTATTATGTGCAacatgtgtatgtattttatattgtGATTAAGTATTATAttagaattcagttttttttttttttttttttttttgtgaaatctaTCCGATATCTGTAAAACTATTATAGCTTTATGAGTGTGTGATTATGGTAAGTAACAGGAATTAGTTTTACAGATAGAGAAATTTATGACATTTGCAAATAGAGAAAACTCTGATAGTCCCTTTGACAAGCTACACCCAATGTTACCACCCAAGGCTATCGTACTTAGAGTATTATCCTTGAAATTTCCTTATCTTTTATCTCTAATTTTTAATGGGTAATTTCCTCTTGTAATGACAGTAATGGCAATTTATTCTCAGTACCGGAGGTGCTGTAAATGATATCTCTTCTTCCGtcagttgagttttttttttttttttttttttttttttttttttacaaggagcTTTGATTTAGCAATTCTGAAACCCAATGGGTCATGAATCTCAAGATGTTCTCGAGTTAATAGCTTAACTTTAGTTTAAAGTATTCACGGTATACttaatgtatttatgtgtgtgtactgaAATCGGAAAGAACTTAAGGAGTCAATTGTATATTTGGCTCAAGACTAGATTTTTGTGGGTTATCATAAGAATATAGTCGTACACTTATTTTAATATatctcctatctatctatctatctatatatatatatatatatatatatatatatatatatatattctgtatgtatgtgtTATGAGAATATTGATAGTAACAcacttgtattttcttttttacctttttatcatatatttagcTATTCTTCTTTTCTGTCATGCCATCCAACTACTGACCAGGCCTATAATTCAATTATATTGATCAAGGAACATCgccacattatatatgtgtgtatatatatatatatatatatatatatatatatatatatatatatatatataaaagaatctcTTGTATGTGATTAGATGTATACATGTCTTCGCTTCAAAGGTTAACGGAAGGAAAACGgccattaaaaaagaaagaaaaaaaaagaaagaacattGACGTCTAAAGGGCTTAACATTTTCATGTGGCATACCATACTCTTAAGAGACTTACATTCCCCATAGTTACTGCGTTGGCGTTATCAGAAGACTGTCAACTTctccactgcactaggtcactgtAAAACAGCCGAGTGGGTGGCGCTGATAGAATCAATATAAATGTCACTGGGAAAACAGCTTTTGATAATTACTTTCATGATTAGGTTGGTGTCTTAAAGCGGTCTTAACCCTGAATATAAGGAGTCTTGCTATTtagtgtcgttactgttcttgaaatgtttttttttttttattaattctcttgtagcttatctatttccttatttcctttcctcactgggctattttaccctgttggagcccttgggcttatagcatcttgcttttcatacttgggttgtagcttggctttttatgatgataataataataataataataataataatgaacttattTAAATTAGGTTTCTGGCGTTTTTACTTTTCAATTCCTTAAAATGTCTTATTCTATTTCGGTTTTGTTGTGTTATATAGGTTAGGTATAGACTGTCCttactctacactgttaaaaacccgtaattttaataggaaattctccttgGGAATATACTGTACTCAatcgtgtttcagtaaaatacaggcaaccgtaattctacccaactttattattatcttttacgtgttagtTACCCTAATATTACTATTTacatcattatatccgtttttaagacgatatatgcctggcaacatttattccagaatttttaccgttttattaatgcaaatttctaacagtataGGTTTTGTATAGACAATATCACTCATAAACTAACGTTTAAAAGCAGGTGGAATTTAACGAAGCCACAGAAGTTTTGTGTAAAAATGTGTAAGAATCGAGACTCCTGTTGTACAGCAATGTTGATTGATGTCTTGTAAACGCTAGATTGGAAAATGAACTGCCTTAGTCGTGTTGGATAAAGATCGCTTCAAATTGGACTGCAATTCTTTGAACGAAAAGACTCATTGAAgatttttaattatgttttctaTGATAATTCATAATAAactaattattaatattttgatatattacgaAGTATGTTCACgtatatatgttatacaggtaaacgcagtcttaaaaatatatactatGATATTACGAGTGgtggaatatagatatatatttattcaacgGACCTACAATGGTTCAGTAATCTGTTTAGAAGTAAATCTGGTTACGTACGTAAAGCTACTAAATGATTACtcggcgatctctctctctctctctctctctctctctctctctctctctctctctctctctctaaggttacTCGTAGAGTAAATCTGTAATTGTATTAAATTAGGCATGCAACGTAAAATAGCCAAATGCAATTATGAAATCTTATCAAATAAGGCTAACGGTTTTTACGTAGGGGCAATTTaggccgaggagagagagagagagagagagagagagagagagagagagagagagagagagagagagagagagagagagagaggtgttcataTCTTATGAGTATTCGCCCTTGAACTCCCGGTTGCCATAAAGAAGTTATATTTCTGAAGGCTGTATTTCAGCTATGCAATGGAAAGAAGACCGTTTATTGTTTtataaatgaaaggaaaatagatatTTCGTATATCTCCGCCTATCCAGACGACACATGGCGACTTCCATTTTAGCTCTAATGCGATGTAGTGGTGAACTGTTGCGAAGGTTTTGTGACCGGTTTCTGTGTTAATCCAGCGGCGAGAGGACGGATGGGCGGTAATGGCTTTGTTTGTCTTGCCTGCAACGACCAAGCTTGCTTCAGATCCTCCTCTTTCTCCACCTCCTTctactcctcctccaccttctccacctcctcctcctccttccagtTTTAGAGCGACCTCAGCTGTTGctgttggtgtgtgtttgtgtgtgtgtgtgtgtctttgtcacAAGTCCTCCTCTATCTGTCTCTTCTAGATGCTGGAATTTTCACCGTTGTCTTCTCGGCTGTGGATACTTTTTAAGTAGGCTGTATTTGTgaatgttattttttcattttttataaatatgtgagttttttgctgttgttattgtgcTGTGCCAGGGTAAACTTTCCATGACGGACATGTGTACGTATACGGTTGCTCCCATCATCCTGAAATGAATTAATAGAAACCGTTAAAGTATTTTAATAGtgcattacttatatagtttatttccttgattcctttcctcgctgggctatttttccatgttggagcccttgggcttataacaacctgcttatccaactaggcttCTAATTTAGCTAGTAATAAGTATAgaagcagtgatttttttttcaccttcgtCTCGCATGCCATCCCTCACGTAATTCTTCGAAATCGAACACCTCGCGGGATTACAGATAAAAAAGAACGCATTATCTCTCCCCGTAAGGGGGTTTCAATTGGCTCGAGTAAATCATTGTGAAACGGGAAGCGATGACGTCAACTCTCAAGTACTCTTACTGTCTGATAGCTTAGATAAGATAAGTAGAAAGCCTTTTGCATCGGGGGAGAAAGACTCAGAAGTTCAGAACAGTGCAATAGATCGTATCGTTGTGATCAGTGATACGCGTGGACGGTCTGAGACgcgaattgttttatatttttatatatatcgtaGGAACTCCTAGTTATAATGTCAGTGTCAGTACAACAGTCCCTCACTCATCATACACAGTATGTTGATTTGGGAATACCTGCGCCCACGCCCATCCCCTATTATCGAGACGGTTTACCCATGCAACGACTTCACCCGCCCACGATATGGTTTCAGCATCTACGCCGTTCGAAACACATGAGATTAAAAGCATTGCTGTCTTGGATTCCACAGCGATGTTAGTATTTTGAATTTTGTTCTCGTTATGAATATTTGTGTGTTTTGGCAATGTTGTCTTGGTTGAGACTTTGCCATTTTATTACGTTATACTTGTGTTGATAAttcctttttatctctctctctctctctctctctctatctctctctctctctctctctctctctctctctctctctctctctctctctctctctctctctatctatatatatatatatatatatatatatatatatatatatatatatatatattgtaaagattgtATTTTGGCTGAAAAAAAAGGTTGTACAGTGTATTGATGTGAAATCGAAAAGGCTTATGCATTTTAATAGTTATCTCGTGAATACCGTTTTTAAAGGGTGAAACcacttttttttctaaactaaaaaacTATATTGTATTTCAGAAGGGATGTAGAAGTGTGTTATTTACATGTTATACCTGCAAAACCTAAGATTTTGGACTCTACTCTTTAGCCCAAATTCATGAATCAAATCATAACCAATGTTAAGGACTAATAGTGACTTCTCTTAAGTAAAGAAAACTAATTTTGGGAAACCTCATGTCGTTTTCTAGCCCAGACCAAAATAAAGCAAGAAAAGGGTAAAGAAAATGTATAATACTAGGAAGAAATGTCTAAGATTATTCCAGGAAACTGTTCTGTTGTATAGCCTTCTCTAGCATTGTATAGCAGTTAAAGTAAACTATTAGCTAAGTAGAGAAAAATGCGAGATCTTCCGTCaacgttactatagtccatttcttttagcgatgcacatttgcaccgactcgcagcggtgcccttttagcttggaaaagtttccggatcgctgattggttggacaagataattctaaccaatcagcgatcaggaaaccttttccgagctaaaagggcaccaccgcgagtcggtgcaaatatgcatcgctaaaagaaatggactatagcttacACTCTTATTTCGGGTTAGGGATTCATCGGAAAATTTCCGGCATAATCTAGATTTTCCTCAGTAAGACATgtcgaaatattctattttattgtaAAGATCTAATAAAAACCATCTCGTTTGTAGAATTTGTTTAAACGGAAAGTCCAAATTTATCGATCTAACAATTCATCTCATTTCTAGAATTGCTATAAACGGAGATTCTGAGTGTATTTTTTCCTGAGCTCTAGGATGAGCTTGAAGATTATCACAAGAATAGGATAAAATCATCTCATTTGTAGATTGCTACAAACTGAAATTCTAAATGTATTTTTTCCTTACTGCTAGGAAGAGCTTGAAGAGTATAAAAATAATAGGATAAAATCAAtcggaaatttatttatttattttttcatgaccTCCCGGAAGAGCTTGAAGAGTATCAAAACTATCATCTCATTTGTAGAATTGCTACAAACGGAAATACTAAATTCATTTTTTCCTGACCTCACGGAAGAACTTGAAGAGTATCAGAACAATagggtaaaatcatctcatttgtAGAATTGCTACAACTGGaaattctaaatttatttttttcccctgACACAGTGTACCTCGCGGAAGAACTTGAAGAACCAGCCTTCCAGTATGTACCAGAGGCGCTACCTTCTAGTGTCAGCAGCGTCGGAGTGTCCGGAGGCCAAGCCGCCCCTCTGCACGAGTCTATGTTGCTACTGACGGAGGGACTAGAGGCCGGGTCGCTGGTGGCTCAGTTTGAACAACTGTATAGGAGAAAACCGGGGCTGACTGTGTCTGAGGCCCGAAGGCAAGAAAATGAGAAGAAGAATAGATATCGTGACATCTCACCATGTAAGTCATTTGACTCCTCTATAGTCGTTGAagagattccaggcaaaataagccccacctcctgatgacgtgattggatatgacgtcatcagggggtggggcttacttTGCCCAGAATCTTTGCCCCGACTCTAGTGTCAGAAGGTAgtttttaacaataaaatttttgGAATTATTAGTTAACTAGAATGCACCAGTGCCAATACACTAGGAGAAAATTTATCCCCtctgagtgagaataccttaatatggtgaaagagtttgcctgtggccatgatcagcaaagctgtactagtcagaactgcccatactaggttggtttactgtgagcgatcagacaaaatctcccatcatcaccaatctgctggggccagcgtggttatgaaaaggggccaaacaccaggcatggaTGAGggcatgtctgagacttttgttctgcggggaatagaaacagctgcatttgttgttgtaaactaTGTATTAACGATAGAATCTTTAGAATAATTAGTTAAATAGAACACATGAGTGCCACTACACCATAGCAGATTGAGAGAATTAGGAAAGTAACTAAAATTACTTCAATGCTGTAGATCTCATTTGAATGCTTTTATTTTTCACAGACGATACCACCCGTGTGCGTCTAATAAATGCACAGTCAGGAGATTACATCAATGCCTCTTACGTTAATATGGAAATCCAGGGTTCAGGAATCATCAATCGGTATATTGCGTGCCAAGGACCTCTAGCCGGAACCTGCACAGACTTCTGGCAGATGGTTTGGGAGCAACAGTCAACTCTTATTGTTATGCTCACTACGGTTGTAGAACAAGGAAGGTTAGTTGCAGAGATTCTTACATATCTAATTTGTGAATTAACCCCAGATTTTGTAAAGTTTTATCAACATTTAGTCGTAATGTTGAAGTTTATCATTTTAAAAGTTTTGGTATAAATTTCCTGTGTAATTTTAAGTTCTCAATGTCTTCCTTTCATTTTGATCTTGCTTATACTGCCAATAGTTTACAATATTAGTCTTAGACCTCCTTTCATAAACTTCCCACTTGTATGTATAATAGAAGATAAATTTAACCCtgtaattaatctttcatataaattAATGCTGTGAAACTTCTTGCAGAGTGAAGTGCCACCGTTACTGGCCTCGGTTATATGAAACCATAGATTTTGGCACTCTTCAGGTGACCTGTCTGAAAGAAGAGGAGACTCCAGGATTTGCATTCAGAGAATTCACTCTCATCAACACAGAGGTTTGTTCGATTCCACAATTTTTTCATATAGTTATAATTTAATTAAGTAACCTGTTTTGGATCGCTAGTGTTACTAATGCTAGGGGAATCAAAAGGTTTGATTGAATCACTTCTTTATTAATAGTTGAAATATGAGAATTTTCAATTTTTAGCCATACAAAAATTCTGATTCGAACCAGGCTTTACTATTCCTCGTTGGAGACTAATATTTACTACTTTCTCGATCCACTTTTTCTGTAGCTTCCTAAGGTCTGCCCctccttttcatgtttttttttttctaattattcaaccTTTTATACTACTCTTATCCACTAATTTTATTTACTGTCTTTCTGAAATCCCTCTTTCATCATGTTTTATCAATAGTCCAGTAGATTTTGATTCGTAAACTTTAAACAGTTTCGACTTAATTGTCTGCTCACTCGACCAATATTTTGATTCCGTTTGGTCGAAATACAGCTCATTACTTACATCAGTACTTGGGGCTTCAGGTTAATTAAATTTTGTTTTGGAGAGATAACACAATATAGATTACAAaatccaattaatatttttttttatcttgccgtAGTCATATCCATTTTGTATAGTTAGGGGTGACAATTATGTTTCACTTGTGTGTCGGAGAATTTTTGCCATGATCCAGAGATTGTAGGTTATCTCAAGATTTTAAGTTATCTTCGATGACTCACTTAGTTTTATGACGCCAATTAGTGGCCACATAACTGTAATCTTAGAACACGGTTGTCTCATTTCCTCTTTACCTGTCCATACCTGAGAGGTACATTTCACCATTCATTCCATTATTTGCTTAATTATTTTTGTTAGATATTAATTACATTTATCAATTTATGCCAGTATATTTACATAGCTATATTATAGAAAATTATGCATTTCAAATCCTCCTGGCTTGTTTCTTAAGGAGCTGTGTCCAATATGAGTAATATTTATAAAGCTTCTTTATAAATACTGTTTGCAGTATGTCTTTCAGCCATATACAGTAGCTCTAGCAAGATACGATTGCCTATTTGATCTCAGAATTATTGTTCAATTTCCAGGTAGAGTAATGCTTAAAAATATTATTTGAACACTTGATTTGTTTGTGCTCAGACATTTTCAATCTCTTTTGTTCTACTATTTATTCAGAAGCTGTTGTATTGAATAAATTACTTTAATGTATAGCCCGTTGTAAAGACCACGATTACATTCCTTGGCCTTTGAAGTGCTTGCATGgtttttaaattgaaataaaaattgtaGTCGGGTAAAGTCGAAGAAGTTGGATAGCCAGATGGGAAGATATAGGGTAGAACGCAGTATAGGTGGTACTGAAGCATTGCCGTAAGGAATGTGGTATTAAAGTTTGATTTGATTGGATTAAATTGTCTTCAAAATTTATtagtaatagaaaataatatatcagTTATAGGGGTACAAGTTAATTAAATGCTTCGTTCAAATTTTATTAGTCATGGAAAATGATATATCAGTTATAGGGGTACAAGTGAATTAAATGCTTCGTTCAAATTTTATTAGTCATGGAAAATTATATGTCGGTTATAGTGGTACAAGTGAAATAAATGCTTCGTTCAAGTTTTATTAGTCATGGAAAATGATATATGTTATAGGGGTACAAGTGAATTAAGTGCTACGTTCAAATTTTATTTGTTATGGAAAATAATTTATAAGTTATAGGTGTACAGCCGAGTTAAATGCTTTGTTTTTGTGAATGTTCTttagaatttaattttgaaaaaatattaatttgtctTTTACAGAATCAGGATGAGAGACACATAACTCACATGCAGTACTTGGCTTGGCCTGATCATGGTGTACCAGATGATTCAACCGAGTTCCTGAATTTTATTGCCCAAGTTCGAGCTGCAAGAGCTGGTAAGACAATTTTTTGAAATTTAAATGGATACTACCACATAAAAGTAAACATATGCTTGATCATAGATTTAATGTATTCCTGGATTCTTTATTAATTTGAGAAATTGTTCCGTGGGTCCCTTTGATGTCAGAAGCTTAAAGTGGAATGAAatagaatatggaaaatatatcagttcagtgaataTATAATGGGTTTCCTGATAGGATGGATTATACAAAGTTGGTGACAAGTTATAAACGGAAGTTTTGTATGTGAATTCTACAAAGAGAGCAAAAATCCTGTTGGTCAAAATGtttatcataaacaaaattaaaatgattgCACATaacttttacatttattatttaaaGTTTACTAACTCCATGGTAGTGTTTAGTTATGTACTTGTTTAAATAATAGAGATTTACAGTATGTACTTTGGCTAGTGTGTACATTTTTTCGAACAAGGcatcatatataatgtatgtactacTGTACCCTTTCAGGTACGCTTCAAATAGTAACATTTTGATAACGTAGAAAATTCACGCTGACAGCATAGTAACTCATGTTTCTTTCATAGAAAAATATATGCTCAATAAAGACTTCTCTTCCAGGAATGGTCGAACCTACCATAGTTCACTGTTCTGCGGGTATCGGAAGAACGGGAGTCCTTATCCTAATGGAAACAGCCCAGTGTTTGATTGAAGCAAATGAGCCTGTATATCCCTTGGATGTAGTCAGAGCTATGAGAGATCAGCGAGCCATGATGATCCAAACAGCTGTAAGTTTTATTGGAATTCAATGAATCATTCATTTAGTTCTTTTGCATGATTAGATATGAGTACTGTAATTACTTTACGTTGTACCTCAATATTTCTTTTAGTTGCCTTTAAATTGAAGCTTTGGCAACAAAGATCATAGTATTGTACTGTATTTTGTTCAAATTGTAAAAAGTAATGGACTACATTAATTTTTTTCCCGTAACAATCATGCTTTTAAGCAATGTTTTCTCAATTTCTAATTTATGTTTTTCAGAGTCAGTACAGATTCGTCTGCGAAGCTATTCAGCGAGTTTATTCTGAAGGTCTCGTGAAACCCCTCGCGGAGTACCAACAGAGATGAGAGGATTTGGATCTGAAGATCTGAGTGATATTCATCTAAGAAAGTTCTTTAAAGGTGTACATATCTTAGTCTAAATTCATAGGACATTATTGTCAAGGTTATAACTTGGCAAATACCTGTAAAGTGAAATTTTCAATGCATCGTTTGAAAATCgtggaaaaatatttgttttatcattGTATCGTGTGACTTCTGTTGTAGAAGAGGTTTCAAgtggaaaaaaagatataattttaaattataagtCGTGGAGTAGAAAACTATACATATCCTATATTAGGAGTTTAAAAAGGAAGAAATCATTGGATGAGCATACTCCCTCTTCAGAGAATGATACTCTTTAGAAGGAAGTAATCCACCCTATTCTTGTTGCAGAAAGGAAATGGAAGACAATGCATTTAAAAAGGTCTCCACACTTACATTGTAATTTTATTCGAGATTTTAATCTTTTAGTTTCGGTGGTTTTAAACAACTTATGCAGTTCGTTTTTATTCAGATTTTGATGCAAGGCATATTTGTTTTGTCTTAGCCAGAATATCAAAAGGAATATCATTGCTCAAGTCCTGAATACTTGTCAGCTTCTTTTAGCATCATGTTTTTTTAACGACTCggaagaattaataaataaatcctCCCATTTCCTTCATGCACTTGTCAGTGTTAGTGAAACGCTGTCTCATGCATGCATTAGTTGATCACCAACTAACTTGTGCATTGGAATGTGAATATATCCAATGTTACTATTACCCTAATCCTCTTTGAGAGAGAAAAGACAAACATAACTTATCCTAGTGTTCGACTGTGAAGATttttgtgaagaattttttttccttatttatttaatatttgtttgtgtatttagaCCCTACAATGCTCCAACCTTGTGAAGAAACTTTTGCCACTTTTACTCTGTTCTAATCTCATTTGTCATCTTCTATCAGAATGCTCTTAAGCCTAGAGTATAAAGTGTTCATTTAAGAAAAGAGAACTCTCTTGTCAGCAATTAGTTAAGGAAATTGGAGCTTTGTCAATATCCACTGCCAAAATGTTTTCATCTCTCGCTTGCCGCATTTGCAAGTGTCATTGTTGGAGGAAAAGCCCCATTGAATGAGGCACAGTGTTGTTATTGAACCATTGCCTTTGGTGTTGATGTAAAGTATACTGACACACACAGCCTGGATGTTAGCTTTATTAAATGTATAATTCCACTGACTCTGGATCTGTAGATTGTAATGGAGGCAAGGTAATGTAACACCACAGTACAGGGTATGTTCACCGTAGTGCCTATTCTCCATGGGTTTTGTACACTTAACCTAGTCAAATACAGTCATGTTTTGTGACTTGATATTGAGTGCTGATGTCTCTGCAAGAGTTTTTCTCAGATTTCCTTTCAACTCCCTGTTATCTCCATCCTTTTTCTCCcctctcccagaaaaaaaaaagaattgaagtccCCTGACCAGTATCTAGTTGTGGGACTAAGATGTGCCTTCCTCTTGTTAGTAAGAGCCAGACTGGAGCAGCTGACAATCTCGTACTGGTGATAAACACAGTCACCTTTTAGATAAAAATGTCCTATGTTCAAATATTTGACAGGTATGTGAATGATGCTTATGGTTTTTGTATC
This genomic window contains:
- the LOC137632435 gene encoding tyrosine-protein phosphatase non-receptor type 4-like: MALTSLNGTRTPDWETPGRDVFQARRLISSLSTAWSPWVSRENGYSEREDGERGGVCSEDGMGLSRSVGGPPPAPPSTSSSASSVESDVGASPSPDHQPGGSDESAHGLVTIRMKPDEAGKFGFNVKGGADQNLPVLVSRVAPNTPADRCYPRLNEGDQVLLINGRDVSAMTHEQVVNFIRASRECHSGELVLTVKQNVYLAEELEEPAFQYVPEALPSSVSSVGVSGGQAAPLHESMLLLTEGLEAGSLVAQFEQLYRRKPGLTVSEARRQENEKKNRYRDISPYDTTRVRLINAQSGDYINASYVNMEIQGSGIINRYIACQGPLAGTCTDFWQMVWEQQSTLIVMLTTVVEQGRVKCHRYWPRLYETIDFGTLQVTCLKEEETPGFAFREFTLINTENQDERHITHMQYLAWPDHGVPDDSTEFLNFIAQVRAARAGMVEPTIVHCSAGIGRTGVLILMETAQCLIEANEPVYPLDVVRAMRDQRAMMIQTASQYRFVCEAIQRVYSEGLVKPLAEYQQR